One Dictyoglomus thermophilum H-6-12 DNA window includes the following coding sequences:
- the rpmF gene encoding 50S ribosomal protein L32, which produces MGLPKKKLSTTRRDRRWVRYKLEGIALVECPHCHKKIRPHRVCPFCGYYEGREVIAVKTEEKE; this is translated from the coding sequence ATGGGACTTCCGAAGAAAAAACTCTCGACTACAAGAAGAGATAGAAGATGGGTAAGGTATAAACTTGAAGGAATAGCTCTTGTTGAGTGTCCTCATTGTCATAAAAAAATAAGACCTCATAGAGTGTGTCCCTTCTGTGGGTACTATGAGGGTAGAGAAGTTATAGCTGTAAAGACTGAGGAAAAAGAATAA
- a CDS encoding acetate/propionate family kinase, protein MKVLVLNCGSSSVKYQVFDMKDEKVLAKGLAERIGLDGSRIVYQRGVESKKVFEIPLPTHKKAIEEIFRLLVDKNDGILSSLNEIDAVGHRVVHGGDKFIESVLVNDEVYNTFKGILDLAPLHNPYNLQGVDACLELMPGVPQVLVFDTSFHQTMPEEAYIYALPYEWYEKYKIRRYGFHGTSHYYVSRRVAELIGRPVEELKIISCHLGNGASITAIKNGKSIDTSMGYTPLEGLVMGTRCGDIDPAIPILLMEKENLSPKQIDEILNKKSGILGISGVSSDFRDVGEAAEKGNKRAELALKVFAYRVKKYIGAYHAILGGLDVLVFTAGVGERGPLERSLICSGLEHLGIKLDPEKNKVKGEELKISTPDSKVEVWVIPTNEELMIARETVRVVGKK, encoded by the coding sequence ATGAAGGTACTTGTTTTGAACTGTGGAAGTTCATCGGTTAAATATCAAGTTTTTGATATGAAAGATGAAAAAGTGTTAGCAAAGGGGCTTGCAGAAAGAATAGGGCTTGATGGATCAAGGATAGTTTATCAAAGGGGGGTAGAATCTAAAAAAGTTTTTGAAATTCCTTTACCTACTCACAAAAAGGCGATAGAAGAGATTTTTAGATTATTAGTGGATAAGAATGATGGAATCTTAAGTTCTTTGAATGAAATTGATGCAGTAGGACATAGGGTAGTACATGGTGGGGATAAATTCATAGAGTCGGTTCTTGTGAATGATGAAGTATATAATACTTTTAAAGGAATACTTGATCTTGCACCATTACATAATCCCTATAATCTTCAAGGAGTTGATGCTTGCTTGGAGTTAATGCCAGGAGTCCCACAGGTTTTAGTATTTGATACGTCTTTTCATCAAACTATGCCTGAAGAAGCCTATATTTATGCTCTTCCTTATGAATGGTATGAGAAGTATAAGATAAGAAGGTATGGTTTCCACGGCACCTCTCATTATTATGTTTCAAGAAGGGTGGCAGAATTAATAGGAAGACCTGTAGAAGAATTAAAAATCATTTCTTGCCACTTAGGAAATGGTGCAAGTATAACTGCAATTAAGAATGGAAAATCCATTGATACTAGTATGGGATATACCCCTTTAGAGGGACTTGTAATGGGAACAAGATGTGGAGATATTGATCCTGCCATACCAATTTTATTAATGGAGAAAGAGAATTTAAGTCCAAAGCAGATAGATGAAATCCTTAATAAAAAAAGTGGTATTCTTGGAATATCTGGAGTAAGTAGTGATTTTAGAGATGTGGGGGAGGCTGCAGAGAAAGGGAATAAAAGGGCAGAGCTAGCCTTAAAAGTTTTTGCTTATAGAGTTAAAAAATACATTGGAGCTTACCATGCAATCCTTGGAGGCCTTGATGTTCTCGTATTTACTGCTGGAGTTGGAGAGAGGGGTCCATTAGAAAGAAGCCTTATATGTAGCGGGTTGGAGCATCTTGGTATTAAGCTTGATCCTGAGAAAAATAAGGTTAAAGGTGAAGAATTAAAAATTAGTACTCCTGACTCTAAAGTAGAAGTATGGGTTATACCTACAAATGAGGAGTTAATGATTGCAAGAGAAACAGTAAGAGTTGTGGGCAAAAAATAA
- a CDS encoding YceD family protein: MEIYLADLHSEVGKVFSFEEEFIPNYRDISFIEPVHIKLKLVNLGREVLVKGSLKTKIKLVCSRCLKEFPYDLEAKIQEIYLWDVPIQKNISPGEIIELKDEDFKFVLEKESLFLDPLVEDVIRLNLPVKPLCRPDCKGLCPVCGQDLNMGECECSKKRQYDPRWEPLMKFIDKKEGNK, encoded by the coding sequence TTGGAGATCTATCTTGCAGATTTGCATTCAGAAGTAGGAAAGGTTTTTAGTTTTGAAGAGGAGTTTATTCCTAACTATAGGGATATTTCTTTTATAGAACCTGTCCACATTAAGCTAAAATTAGTAAATTTAGGAAGAGAAGTTTTAGTAAAGGGATCTTTAAAGACAAAGATTAAGTTAGTGTGTAGTAGATGTTTGAAAGAATTTCCTTATGATCTTGAGGCAAAAATTCAAGAAATATACTTATGGGATGTTCCTATTCAAAAAAATATAAGTCCTGGAGAGATTATTGAACTTAAAGACGAAGATTTTAAGTTTGTTCTTGAGAAAGAAAGTTTATTTTTGGATCCTTTAGTGGAGGACGTTATAAGGTTAAATCTTCCTGTAAAACCTCTCTGCCGTCCCGATTGCAAAGGATTATGTCCTGTTTGTGGTCAAGATTTAAATATGGGGGAGTGTGAGTGCTCAAAGAAAAGACAATATGATCCCAGATGGGAACCATTAATGAAGTTTATAGACAAAAAGGAGGGAAATAAGTAA
- a CDS encoding beta-ketoacyl-ACP synthase III, producing MGVGIVGIGTAVPPRILTNFDLEKMVDTSDEWITTRTGIKERRIADKDTNPSDLGAEAALKAIEMAKISPEDIDLIIVTSASLEMVFPSMAAIIQNKIGAKNAGGFDLLSACTGFVSSLITGAQFIRTGDVKTVLVIGTEVLSRFIDWEDRNTCVLFGDGAGAVVLREVGDNYGLLSWSLHLDGSGADLLAIPGGCARNPCSEEVLKNKLHYIKMNGREVFKFSVKVIGEVTEEALSKASLTSKDLDWLVPHQANVRIIEAGAERLGIPLDKVAINLQKYGNTSTASIPLALEELIRDKKLKDGDIVALVGFGAGLSWGSAIMRWKEI from the coding sequence ATGGGTGTAGGAATAGTTGGAATTGGGACGGCAGTCCCCCCTCGAATTTTAACTAATTTTGACCTTGAGAAAATGGTTGACACATCTGACGAATGGATTACCACAAGAACTGGAATTAAAGAAAGACGTATAGCAGATAAAGATACAAATCCGTCAGACTTGGGAGCAGAGGCTGCTTTAAAAGCGATAGAAATGGCAAAAATATCTCCAGAAGATATAGATTTAATCATTGTTACTTCCGCCTCTCTTGAGATGGTCTTTCCATCTATGGCTGCAATAATTCAAAATAAAATAGGGGCGAAGAATGCTGGTGGATTTGACTTATTAAGTGCATGTACAGGATTTGTTTCTTCCCTGATAACTGGAGCTCAGTTTATAAGAACGGGAGATGTTAAGACTGTATTAGTAATAGGAACCGAAGTTCTTTCGCGATTTATTGATTGGGAGGATAGGAATACTTGTGTCCTTTTTGGAGATGGTGCGGGAGCTGTAGTCTTGAGAGAGGTTGGAGATAATTATGGATTACTTTCTTGGAGTCTACATTTGGATGGTTCTGGTGCTGATCTTTTAGCTATTCCTGGAGGTTGTGCTAGGAACCCTTGTTCTGAGGAGGTTTTAAAAAATAAGCTTCATTATATAAAGATGAATGGTAGAGAAGTATTCAAGTTTTCTGTAAAAGTAATAGGAGAAGTTACGGAAGAGGCGCTTTCAAAGGCAAGTTTGACTTCAAAAGATTTAGATTGGCTTGTGCCTCACCAGGCAAATGTAAGAATAATTGAGGCAGGAGCAGAAAGATTAGGTATACCTCTTGATAAAGTTGCTATCAACTTACAAAAGTATGGTAATACCTCTACAGCTTCGATTCCTCTTGCTTTAGAGGAATTGATAAGAGATAAGAAACTAAAAGATGGAGATATAGTTGCTCTGGTTGGTTTTGGCGCTGGTTTGTCTTGGGGCTCGGCTATAATGAGATGGAAAGAAATCTAA